A segment of the Marinitoga hydrogenitolerans DSM 16785 genome:
CAATCGGTTAATTTATAATCTAATCCTAACTTTTCTATAATTTCATTTACACCATAATGCCCATGACATACTCCAATCATTTTTATTGGAACTTCTCTTGAAATTAATGTTGTAATTTCAAAAACAGGATTTGCTCCTTGGATAAGCCATGCATTAGGAGAAAGTTTTTCTATTAGTTTGGCCACATTAAATGCAAAATTTAATTGATTATAATTTGATATTGTATAATAATCTGAAACCATGTTAAACTCTTGTGTGTCTATACCTCTATAATATCCATATTTTTCGCCAATTTTCCTCGCTTTTTCCAGATAATCATGTCCACCAACCATAGCTGTATTTATTACAAAATCAGAATCTTTAATTGTATTTTCAAGACTTGTTGTTTTCTCAAATCTTATATCAGAACCATATTCTTCTACAATTTTACTTGCCAGCAAATGAACTGCATTTAACCTTTCTTCATCAATATCCATTAAGCTAATAACACTTCCTGATAATTCTGGAGTTTTACAAATATCAGCAACTAACCTCATAGAAAATACTGCACTACCAGCCCCTATAATACCAATCTTTACTCCCATGCTTGCTCCCTCCTAAAATTTGGTTAAAATATTTAATAATTTTCTTCTATCAGCACCATTTTCATAATACCAATACGAAAGAGTTGTCGGCATTTTTTTTAAAGAATATTTTTCAACAATCCTTATTAAAAATTCTGGTAATTCTATTCTGATATTCCACTTGATATCATATCTAGAATAATTTCTTACAAATATATCCATCAACTTCTTTTCTTTTTTATTTAAATTAAAATAGTTAGCTATAAATTCATTATAACTGGACTTTTTCATTCTTTCAAAGAAATGCCTTGCTAATTCTTTTCTTGCATTTATAAATTCATTACCTTTTAACATTTCTATTATAAACCATTTCACATAAAAGTCATCGCTAAAGGTTAAATCTTTTATATCACTTAATATTACATTTGGTTTATTTAAGCTTGCTATATACATATGAACAAAAAGTCTTTTTCTTTTTTCAAAATCCATTTCTTTTAATTTTATCACAACTTTATTGAATTCTTTTTCAAAATATAATTTACCATATTCATTTATTATTGCAAAAGGTGAAAATATATCTGGTGTAATATTCAAACCTACAATAAGTTTCCTAATTGTATTTCCTTTTATCTCTTTTACTTTTCCGTTTATAATAGCTGAAAGACTTTTCCTCGAAATATTTATTTTTTTTGATACTTCTGATATATTAACTATATAATTTTTAATAAAAGTTCTCAATTCTTCAGTAATTTTATATGAAGATTCTTTTGTAACTACAAACTTTTTTAAATAATTAAACATTGAAACATAATTTTCTTTTGAATTCCTTTTTCCTTTTTCTGGCAACCTTCCCCAATAATAAGAGATTATTGGAGCATATGAGTATAATTTCCCAATATTTTCATTATTCACTTCAAAAAATGTATCGAAAATATCAAAATAATTCATGTTATTTTCAAAATAATATCCAGTATAATACATCAATTTTTTTGAAAGATATATCGCTTTTTCTAAGTCAAATGACTTTAAATACCATGACCAATCATTTAAAGAATTAATTATTCCAACTCTATGAGGAATTTCTTTTGATAATTTATATGATTTTTCAAAATATTTCCATGCATCTTCATATTCTTTTCCTTTTATTTTCTTTCTCGCCTTTCCCAAATAAATAAATGCTTCTGTTGAAGGATCAGATTCATATATTTTACCCCAAAGTCTTGTTTTTTCATTCCATTCCATTATATTTTCTATATTAATCAAAACAGAAGAAACTATTTTTCTGGAATTTTTTGGAATCTTCGAATAATTTTCTTTTAGATAAAAATAAAGATTTTTAGCATTATCATAGTCTTTTATTAAAAATAGATAAGATAACTTTTTTGCTAAAAGTATATAATGTAATGTTTTTGAATTATTATGTATTAAACCCTTTTCTATTTCTATTAAAGCTTCTTTTCTATTTCGTTTCCAGTCATATTCCAAACTTTTAAAAAGGTGATGCCAACCATCGTGAGTAGTTTTTAATATCATTAAGTTTAAAAAAGGTTTTGCAAATGACCCATAATATGCTAAAATATGGAAAATTTCCTGATTTTTCTTTCTCATACTTCAACTCCTTTTTTTACTATTATACTATATTTTTCCGAATATGGGAAGTTATTAAATAAAAAATATAAATGTTACAAAATAGCATATTTTTAAGTTGTTAAAAACAACTTATACTCTATCTTTCAAAACCATATGAACTTGAAAATCATATGGAATCATGTATAATATAATTGAAAACTTTGAAAGGAGCGTGATACTATGAAAAAAATTACTAAAACAATAGTTATTTTAACCTTCTTGTTTGTTATATTATTCTCATCAATTACTTTTGGAGGACCTTTAGATGGTACCGATTCTACAAATATAACTCAAAATTCTGCTGTTTTTACTTTAAATAGTGTTGATTTAAATCAATAAGGGGTATCCCCCCTTTTTTTATAAAGGTTGGTGGATTGATGAAAAAAGATACTCTCATAGTCGCAGTTGTGTTTTTTAATATCACTATATTTGGAAATAATATAGATAAAACAATCTCATTTCAAAATGGGATCTTTTATTATATCCTTTTATTTTTACTTGTCGTAACTTCTATTATTATTACACTCTTTATTGACAGAAAAACCTTAAAGAAGAAATATTTAGAAAAAGAAAATGAATTAAAAGGTTTAAATTTAGACTTAGACAGTGCTAATAAAGAGTTAGAAGATTCTTATAAAAAAATAGAAAAATTAAATTCTTCTATAATAAAAATCCTTGAATTGTCTTCATTCTTTGCTGCACCAAAATTAATGGAGAAAGATTTTGAAAAAAAAGTTTTAGATTTAGCTATTGAAATAATAGAACCTGCAAAAAATGGCTCAATATTTTTATTTAACGATGATAATGCAAAAATGGTTTATGCCAGAGGTTATGATTATAATAAAATTAATGAATTAAAGTTAAAAAAGCAGGATCTTATTGTTCCCGAAAAATCTAAAATAATAAAAGAAATTCATAATGTTAATAAATATAGAATGTCTGAAGATTTATTTAATGAATTTCATAAATTAGGTGGAAATTTAAAAGAAACTCTTATTACTCCTATTATCTTTAATAGTGAAACCTTTGGTATTATAACTTTAGATATTCACAAAAACGAGTCTACAAAAAGATTTGAAGATTATCATACAAAAATTATGGATTATTTTGGTAAAACTTTTGCGGGTTTTTTAAAAATGCTAAATTTTATAAAACAAGAAGGAAAATTCCATAAAGATATTGCATTGACTCTGGTAAAAGCTTTGGAATATTACGATGATTATACTAGAGGTCATTCTGAAAGAGTTGCAAATTGGGCTTCGTTGGTTGCTGAAAAAATGAATATGGATAAAGAAAAAATAGAAAGAATATATTGGGCTGGCGTGTTACATGATATAGGAAAAATTTTTATTCCTCAAACTATATTAAATAAGTCCGGAAGATTGACTCCAGAAGAATATGAAAAAATAAAACTTCATCCTGTAAAAGGAGAAGAATTAATTGATAAAGTTGAAGAAATGGCGGATATTTCAAAAATCATACGCCACCATCATGAAAGATGGGATGGAACAGGATATCCAGATGGTTTGCTCAGAGAAAATATTCCTTTAGAGTCAAGAATATTAGCTGTTGCTGATAGCTTTGATGCAATGATCAGCAAAAGACCTTATAAAAAACCACTTACAAAAAAAGAAGCTATCTTTGAATTAAAGCGCTTATCAATGAAACAATTTGATGGGAAGGTTGTATCCGCATTTATAGAAATAATAGAAAAAGAAGATATATAATTATTTTATTGGCTTTTCATATAACTTTAGGAATACTTCGTCTTTTAAAATAGGTTTAAATAAATTTCTTAAAAGTAACAATGAAATAAAATAAAATAATGCACTAATTAAAAACAAGTATGTATACCCTCCGGAAAATGAGGTTATATATCCAAATATTAGAGCAGCAAATGATCTAGCTATGAAATTAAGAAAATTCCTGATACTGCTTATAGTTGTTATTTTATTCTGAGGTATATAACTCATTATAATAGTTGTAGAAACCGGATTTGTCATATTCATAAAAGAAAACCTTAAAGCATAAAGAACAGTAAATAAATATGGATCCCTTACATAAGCAAATGATATTATTAATGGTATAACAAGCATATTTAATAAAAAAGTAAATTGATATGCTCCAAACTTTTTTGAAAGTTTCGATGAAAATATTGAACCTAATGAAGCTCCAAACTGAGCAATAGCTAGAGCTACCCCTATAATAGTTGGCTGCATATTAAACAGATCTTTAAAAATAATATTTCCAAAATTAACAAATAGCCCGGCTCCAAATCCTATTAAAAACGTTCTAATCAAATGTATTTTTATTATATGGCCCTGTAATTTATTAAATTCTTTGAGATTAAAAATTTCTTTAATTGACACTTGAGAGTGATGCTGTTTGTTTTCGTGAACCAATAATAGAAAGAAATTAGAAGCCAAATGTGTAATCCCAGTTATTAATAATGCCACATTAAATCCGACTATTTCACCTAATGCCCCACCTATCAAGTTCCCTATTAATCCACTTCCCATAAAAAGTCCAAAATTATATCCAAAATACTTTCCTCTATTTTCATGTGTTGTAATATCAACAATTAATGAATTAAGTAATATCATTCTTGAAGTTAATACTCCACCATTTATCAATGCTGTGTAAATTAATATAGATTCTGTTGGTATTGAAATTCTTAAAAAAGTTATAATTGCAAAAGTTACAGAAGAAATAATTAACATTAACTTTTTACCAAATTTATCTCCCAGTACTCCGATTAACAATCCTAAAAATGCTGATCCAACCATTTCTAAAGAGGTTATATGGCTAATAAATGCATTATTAAATCCTATATCTCTTAAAAAAAGATTAAAAACAATTCTATATATAGATTGTGCAATACTACTTAAAAGTGTATAATATAACAATTTTCTCATTTTATCACTCCATTTGTTTGTTTTACAAACAATATTATACAACAAAAAATAGTTAGTTTTGTTAACAATATTTAAAAAATACAATTTTAATGGTATAATTCGTATAGGTGATAATATGAATTTAGGTAATTTTGTTTTAAAACAAAAAGAGGATATTTGTTATTTAACTATTCCTATATTTGAGAAATATAGGAATTTATTTCATTTATTCACTACGAGAAAAACTGGATATAATGGCAAAGATTTAAATCTTGGAATTAATACTCCCACATCTTTAGAAGAAGTATATAAAAATTATTTAAAATTATGTAGAATTCTAAATATAAATACAAAAAATATTGTTCTTTCAGATCAAGTTCATGAAGATAATATATTAATTGTTAATGACTCATATAAATCTAGAAATTTTTTATTTGACAAAAAGGTAAAAAATGCAGACGGCTTAATAACTAACAAAAAGAATATATTTTTATTTACATTATATGCTGATTGTACCCCAATATATTTTTATGACCCAATAAACGAGGTCATTGGGGTGTCGCACTCTGGATGGAAGGGTACAATTAAAGAAATTGGAAAAAAAACTATTCTAAAAATGAAAAGTGTCTTTAATTCTCAACCAGAAAACATTTTAATTGCCTTAGGTCCTTCTATTGGTCCCGAAAGTTTTGAAGTAAGAAAAGATGTTAAAACATTATTTGAAAAAAAATTCGGGAAAGAGGTTATCAAACCAAAAAATGAAGAAAAATTCCTTATTAATATTTGGAAAGCTATTGAAATTTCTCTAATAGAGGTTGGTATAAAAAAAGAAAATATATTAATATCAAATATAGATACTTATTCAAATACTGATCTGTTTTTTTCATATAGAAAAGAAGGAAATACAGGAAGAATGACGACCATTATGGCTCTTATTGACACTTAACCTATTTTATGTTATAATTAGTTAGCAAGACGAACCAAGGAGGATACCATGGCCAACAATAAAAATAATAACAAAGTTGATATTTTTAATAATTCTATTATTATGTCTCTTTTTCTTTTAGGATGGCCTATGATTATTTCTAATTTAATGCAAACTATGTATAACATAGTTGATGCTTATTTCCTAGGAAAATTGGGGAAAATTGAATTTTCAGCTACTACAATTACATGGCCTATCATTTTTGTATTTATCTCTTTTACTATTGGGTTTTCTAATGCAACAGTTGCATTAGTTTCACAGTATACCGGTGCAAAAAATAAAAAAATGTCTCAAAAAACTGCAGGGCAAGCTTATTTGATTTCTATTATTTTAGGTATAGCTTTAGCACTATCCGGAATTTTGTCTTCATCTCCTATTATAACTTCTATAGCTGGTGAAAATAGTAAAAATGTCGTACCATATGCTATTAAATATTTTAATGTTATTATGTTAGGAATGCCTTTCGCTTTTTTATTTAATATATCTGGTGCAATTTTAAGAGGGTGGGGCGATTCGAAATTTTCAATGCATATGATGTTTTATTCCACAATAATAAATACAATTTTAGATCCTATTATGATATTTGGATTAGGACCAATTCCAAAAATGGGGGTTGTTGGTGCTGCATGGGCTACCACAATTTCACGTATTTTTATTGGCCTTGTATCTTCTTATTTGGTATTTAAAGGAGAAAGAGGTTTCAAAGTTCATGTTCACGATTTGAAATATGACCCTTTTTTAATAAGAAAAATATTATCTATTGGTTTTCCAGGGTCGATGAGTTTCACTATTACCTCTATAGGTTTTGCTGTTATTATGAAATTCGTTTCTACTTTTGGACCAACTGTTGTTAGTGCATATGGTATTGGAAATAGAATAATCAATTTAATTACTATGATATCTTTTGGTATTAGTGCTGCTGTTACAACTATGATTGGTCAATTTTTGGGTGCTAATGATATTAAAAACGCCGAAAAAACCGTTAAAATTGCTTTTATTATTAACTTTAGCATAATTTCTATTTTAAGCACCTTAACTTTTTTCTTTGGGGGACATTTAACTAAATTTTTCATAAATGATCCTGAAGTTATAAATATAGGAAATATTTTCTTTACCTATGTTTCTTTTTCTCTGCCCTTTTTCTCGTCTATGAGTGTATTTGTAAACACACTTGTCGGCGCAGGAAGAACAGGACAATCTATGATAATTAATATTACAAGATTATGGGGAATAAGAATACCATTAATCGCTATTATGGCAAATAATTGGGGATTCATGGGAATTTTTTACGCTATGATTATTAGCAATATTCTTGCGATGATACTTGCATGGGCATTTGTTCATTTTGGCAACTGGAAAAGAACTATAATATAGCGGAGGAAATTATTCCTCCGCTATAATTTTCAAAAAAATCTTTCCTATTCTTGGAGAAAACTGCTTTCCTAAATTCTTTTTTATTTCTTCAATAGCCACCTCTTTTTTTAAAACATCTCTGTATGCTCTTTTTGAATTCATAGCATCCCATGCATCCGCTAAAGCAATTACTTGTGAAACAAGCGGAATTTCATCCTCTTTTAATCCATCTGGGTATCCTTTCCCATCCCACCTTTCATGATGATGACGAATTCCGATAGCTATTTCTTTTAAACTTTCAATCTTTACTAGAGCGTTATATCCATATATTGGATGCATTTTTATTTGATTATATTCCTCATCAGACAACTTAGCTTTCTTATTTAATATATCAAGAGGAATAATTAATTTTCCTATATCATGTAATAAAGCTGTTAAATATATCTTTTTTTGCATTTCTTTATCTAAATTCATTTTTTCTGCTATCCTTTTAGATAATTCCGCTACTTTTTGTGAATGATTTTTTGTATACTCATCATGTAATTCTAAAAAAGACACTAATGATTTAATAATATCTTCTCTGAATTTCTCTTCTATTTTTGCTTCATTTCTTATTTTATAAAATGCATAAGCCAATGTTTTAAATGATTCTAAAATTTCATAAGCATACTCAGATCCAGTTTTTTCTTTTCTAAAACCTAGTTCAATATAATAATCTAGCTCATCATCAAAATCTAAATCTAATTTTATTATTTCTAAATCATCATTTAATTCTCCAATTTTTAATAATACATTTTTTTCATCTATTTTTTCGAATTTAATATATTCAACATATGGGTTAATAAATCTAAAAGCTTCTATTAATTTAGTTATATATATTTCTTCTGAAATATATTCACTCTTTCCAATATCAGACATAAGTCTTATTAATAATTTTAAAGAATCTTTTAACTTCTCATTGTTTATATATAAACTTTCTAATTCTTCATTTTGGGCAGCAATCTCCTCATTTAACGATTTTAACTCATCATTTTTCACACTAAGAAGTATGTTCATTCTCCTTAATTCTTTTGTCCTCTTTTCAACTAACTTTACCAATATATAATGATCAACAATAAACACTATTAACACAAATAATACCAGATACATAGACATCTTTATCCATTCTGGAATTTTAAAAATTTTTTCCACATATAAATATTTGTTTAATATTTCATAATATATTGAATCTCTATTTTCTTTTAAATTTTTAAGATTAGAATCTATTAATTTTATTATTCTATCCTTTTCTTTATAATTTTTTCTAAGCAGCATTAAAACTTTTATTGGAGAAAAAACTATATCAGTTGGTATAAGATGGTATTTTTGTTCATTTAATAATCCATATGTTCTATTTACAACACCGGCATCTATTTCATTTTTAAAAAGGGCATTAAAAATTGCATCATATGTATAATATTCTATAAATTTTGCTTTTATACCAAAATTTTCCAATTTCTTTTTTATTCCATATTCATCATCTTCATAATATATATCTTTTTTTAACACACCTATTTTTTTACCTTTAAGATCGAAAATATTTGTTATTTTACTATTTTTATTAATATAAACTACAGCCCAATCCGACATAAATGCTTCATTATTAAATTCATATTTTTCTTCTCTCCAAATAGAGTATCCAACACATGCAATTGCATCAATTTCGTTGTTATCAAGCTTTTTAAACAGGTTAGAGAATGTATCAAAAACATATTTGTATTCAATATTTTCTTTTTTAAATATGTAATTTAATATTTCTGGAAAAATTCCTGTCTTTCCATCTATTATTTTAGGCGGGTTATAATATATTCCTATTTTTATTGGAAACATTATTGACACTAATAACAAAACAACTAACAACATTATTTTTTTTATCAAAGTCCCACCACCAAAATTTTATTATTTATATTTTTATTACGTTAAATATTATTCTAATTAAATATTATTCTAATTTAAATTGCTCAACAATATCCATCAATCTATTTGAAAGTTCTATCATACTATTCGCTTCAGCTGTAACATTTTCAATATTTGCAGTTTGTTCCTCCGTTGCTGCATTTATTTCTTGAACTGATGCGTTTATTT
Coding sequences within it:
- a CDS encoding helix-turn-helix domain-containing protein, encoding MRKKNQEIFHILAYYGSFAKPFLNLMILKTTHDGWHHLFKSLEYDWKRNRKEALIEIEKGLIHNNSKTLHYILLAKKLSYLFLIKDYDNAKNLYFYLKENYSKIPKNSRKIVSSVLINIENIMEWNEKTRLWGKIYESDPSTEAFIYLGKARKKIKGKEYEDAWKYFEKSYKLSKEIPHRVGIINSLNDWSWYLKSFDLEKAIYLSKKLMYYTGYYFENNMNYFDIFDTFFEVNNENIGKLYSYAPIISYYWGRLPEKGKRNSKENYVSMFNYLKKFVVTKESSYKITEELRTFIKNYIVNISEVSKKINISRKSLSAIINGKVKEIKGNTIRKLIVGLNITPDIFSPFAIINEYGKLYFEKEFNKVVIKLKEMDFEKRKRLFVHMYIASLNKPNVILSDIKDLTFSDDFYVKWFIIEMLKGNEFINARKELARHFFERMKKSSYNEFIANYFNLNKKEKKLMDIFVRNYSRYDIKWNIRIELPEFLIRIVEKYSLKKMPTTLSYWYYENGADRRKLLNILTKF
- a CDS encoding HD-GYP domain-containing protein — encoded protein: MKKDTLIVAVVFFNITIFGNNIDKTISFQNGIFYYILLFLLVVTSIIITLFIDRKTLKKKYLEKENELKGLNLDLDSANKELEDSYKKIEKLNSSIIKILELSSFFAAPKLMEKDFEKKVLDLAIEIIEPAKNGSIFLFNDDNAKMVYARGYDYNKINELKLKKQDLIVPEKSKIIKEIHNVNKYRMSEDLFNEFHKLGGNLKETLITPIIFNSETFGIITLDIHKNESTKRFEDYHTKIMDYFGKTFAGFLKMLNFIKQEGKFHKDIALTLVKALEYYDDYTRGHSERVANWASLVAEKMNMDKEKIERIYWAGVLHDIGKIFIPQTILNKSGRLTPEEYEKIKLHPVKGEELIDKVEEMADISKIIRHHHERWDGTGYPDGLLRENIPLESRILAVADSFDAMISKRPYKKPLTKKEAIFELKRLSMKQFDGKVVSAFIEIIEKEDI
- a CDS encoding MFS transporter, translated to MRKLLYYTLLSSIAQSIYRIVFNLFLRDIGFNNAFISHITSLEMVGSAFLGLLIGVLGDKFGKKLMLIISSVTFAIITFLRISIPTESILIYTALINGGVLTSRMILLNSLIVDITTHENRGKYFGYNFGLFMGSGLIGNLIGGALGEIVGFNVALLITGITHLASNFFLLLVHENKQHHSQVSIKEIFNLKEFNKLQGHIIKIHLIRTFLIGFGAGLFVNFGNIIFKDLFNMQPTIIGVALAIAQFGASLGSIFSSKLSKKFGAYQFTFLLNMLVIPLIISFAYVRDPYLFTVLYALRFSFMNMTNPVSTTIIMSYIPQNKITTISSIRNFLNFIARSFAALIFGYITSFSGGYTYLFLISALFYFISLLLLRNLFKPILKDEVFLKLYEKPIK
- the pgeF gene encoding peptidoglycan editing factor PgeF, giving the protein MNLGNFVLKQKEDICYLTIPIFEKYRNLFHLFTTRKTGYNGKDLNLGINTPTSLEEVYKNYLKLCRILNINTKNIVLSDQVHEDNILIVNDSYKSRNFLFDKKVKNADGLITNKKNIFLFTLYADCTPIYFYDPINEVIGVSHSGWKGTIKEIGKKTILKMKSVFNSQPENILIALGPSIGPESFEVRKDVKTLFEKKFGKEVIKPKNEEKFLINIWKAIEISLIEVGIKKENILISNIDTYSNTDLFFSYRKEGNTGRMTTIMALIDT
- a CDS encoding MATE family efflux transporter, which translates into the protein MANNKNNNKVDIFNNSIIMSLFLLGWPMIISNLMQTMYNIVDAYFLGKLGKIEFSATTITWPIIFVFISFTIGFSNATVALVSQYTGAKNKKMSQKTAGQAYLISIILGIALALSGILSSSPIITSIAGENSKNVVPYAIKYFNVIMLGMPFAFLFNISGAILRGWGDSKFSMHMMFYSTIINTILDPIMIFGLGPIPKMGVVGAAWATTISRIFIGLVSSYLVFKGERGFKVHVHDLKYDPFLIRKILSIGFPGSMSFTITSIGFAVIMKFVSTFGPTVVSAYGIGNRIINLITMISFGISAAVTTMIGQFLGANDIKNAEKTVKIAFIINFSIISILSTLTFFFGGHLTKFFINDPEVINIGNIFFTYVSFSLPFFSSMSVFVNTLVGAGRTGQSMIINITRLWGIRIPLIAIMANNWGFMGIFYAMIISNILAMILAWAFVHFGNWKRTII
- a CDS encoding HD domain-containing phosphohydrolase; this encodes MIKKIMLLVVLLLVSIMFPIKIGIYYNPPKIIDGKTGIFPEILNYIFKKENIEYKYVFDTFSNLFKKLDNNEIDAIACVGYSIWREEKYEFNNEAFMSDWAVVYINKNSKITNIFDLKGKKIGVLKKDIYYEDDEYGIKKKLENFGIKAKFIEYYTYDAIFNALFKNEIDAGVVNRTYGLLNEQKYHLIPTDIVFSPIKVLMLLRKNYKEKDRIIKLIDSNLKNLKENRDSIYYEILNKYLYVEKIFKIPEWIKMSMYLVLFVLIVFIVDHYILVKLVEKRTKELRRMNILLSVKNDELKSLNEEIAAQNEELESLYINNEKLKDSLKLLIRLMSDIGKSEYISEEIYITKLIEAFRFINPYVEYIKFEKIDEKNVLLKIGELNDDLEIIKLDLDFDDELDYYIELGFRKEKTGSEYAYEILESFKTLAYAFYKIRNEAKIEEKFREDIIKSLVSFLELHDEYTKNHSQKVAELSKRIAEKMNLDKEMQKKIYLTALLHDIGKLIIPLDILNKKAKLSDEEYNQIKMHPIYGYNALVKIESLKEIAIGIRHHHERWDGKGYPDGLKEDEIPLVSQVIALADAWDAMNSKRAYRDVLKKEVAIEEIKKNLGKQFSPRIGKIFLKIIAEE